The following DNA comes from Lynx canadensis isolate LIC74 chromosome B1, mLynCan4.pri.v2, whole genome shotgun sequence.
GATTGCAAAATCTAGCCACCAGACGCTACAGAGATTTGCAAAAACGTGAACCAATGCCACTCTCCTCAGTAcgtatttttcttttggaaaaaaatagtcacttttcttaaaaatacgcTATGTTAACATGGACTgaatttacatctttattttcaatgACTAGGTTTTGAAATGTCTTCATGTTGATAGATGAAACCCACCCATGATAACCGAAGCTCCCCGAGACCTCCAGTGTCTTCTAGGGTAGTGAAGGGTCTGAGCTCTGTGAGGTAAACACCGGCAGGGGGTAAGCCTCCTCCCGGGCTCTCTTAAGTCCACACGACGCCGCAATAACACATACATTTGAGTCAGAGGAAATTAGAAGTTCAGAAGTTTATGGAGTTACTGTCAACAAGGGAACATGATTCATATTCAAACTACTTCAAAGTGACCTTTCAAATCACTATTTGATCTAAATTCAAGTATAGCagtgaaagaaactgaagctatTCATCAACTCTGTAGAATTCACAGTATTTTTAAGAATGTTCTCgcatttaaacagatttttttcactaCTCAAATGCATGAAGTGAATGGACTTTAGAAATATATTGTTCTCCCAGTGCCTATGACTTTGTGTTGGCTTGGTCCATGGCTGTGAAGAACACACAGATGGCAGCTGTGATGAGGATGTGCATTCCCTCATAAAGAAGTTTTGGAGAAAACACGCTccatataaataaatggtaacGCAGGGATGTCACCAAAATGATATACGCAGAAACTGGAAAAGAACAGATCAGTGCGTAGCAGAAGCAAGCATGACTCAGTGCAGAACCACTgttaataaaaagggaaatatgGATTAGTACCTGCCACTTCTGCCTCATATAAGGCATGAACACAAAAGCAAACagtatttttactttgaaaatgacCGTGGTAATTCTTGTTCCtggccctccacccccaccccgccctcccagTCTGGATCTGGTCTGATGGGTAGGAACTTGCCTGAGGGGACATCAGCTGCAGGTGGCTAACCTGTCCCTCTCCAGTGTCACAATCTGCAAGAATAGTTTTGAAAAGTGCCCTCCAGCTTTTGcagttatgtttaaaaattatgtgcATGTACTACTATACAGCACAAATATTATGaaacacaatgaaaagaaaatcccacTGGATGAGATACAAGTTTTGAGCTCTGCTTTGTGCTGCCCAGTGAAGCATCTGGTTGGTGTGGTCTGGGGACACTGGCCTGCGAGTGTTTGCTAAGCAATGAACCGCGAAGAACATGCCCAAACATGAAACAGCCCTCAAAGCACatgctcaggtggtgatctcacggtctgtgagctcgagccccacgttgggctctgggctgacagtgtggagccttccttgggattctctgtctccacctctctctccccctcccccactgtcttaaaaataaataaacattaaaaaaaagaagacaagttTTAGTTCTGACACCTCCCCTCAAACACTGCAATGAGCGTAAATGGCTTTTCTGTGGTCAGTCTATGCCACACATCACCGCTGCCCACTCTTCCTGAAGTGCGGCCTTCACCACACACACAGCTATCTTCACTGGGCGGGACTCACATCAGCAGTGCTTCGTATGGGGATATGGACACGGGCCTGGGATTACTGGACTTCCAGGTGGGGAGCGAGCACACCCACCAGAGCAGATGCTCTGTGTGCTGAGGGGAGTCTTGGGGTGCCATGCTCATACTGGGAAGGGTCTGGACATGAAAGGTGAGCAATGAGTTCTGTGCAGAGCAAAGGCTGGGAGGCAGAGgagtgagtgtgtgcacataCGTGCTCCACAAAGGGGCTCCCTGGGCCTGTCGACCAGGCACAACTATCTGGTGCCATCTAAGATTCCCCCCAGTGTGCTCACTGTCCAGTGAGAGGAGCCGAACAGTCACTCAAGGGCCACAGGATGCCTGGCCCCTCATGCTCACAGTTCTTGTCCCCTTCTGTGCCCTCACCTTGCCCTTAACTGGTTCTCCGTCTTGGGCCTTGGtgcccatccttccttcctgctgcaTTCTCCAGCTGCCCCATCATCCCCGGCAGGCAacatcctctctctgcttccacttGCATGCCATCCTGTGGCCTCGTCCCTTTGCGCGTGCTCCTCTCCAGCTCCCTTGACTGATCGTGACCACTTCCACCCACGTGCCCTTCTCTGGGCAGCTGTCCTGACCAACACCAGCAGACTCAGGGGCTCAGCCATTCTGGGCTCATCTTTGTGATGTGCTCAGCAAGTAACGGACCCGCCTCTCTGCTACTGCCACCAGCCCATGAGCTCCTGCACCTCGGGTCCCACTGAAGATCCAGTCCATTAGGCCGAGGACCTCCAGGGAGCTGGGCCCTGAGGCATTATCTCATTACGTCCCTCAAGGGCCACTGCACCAATACCGGTGAAACTCTTGGGAACAGCTTCCTGGATGAATACTTGTGGCCCATGGCTCTGCTACCCCTCTCCTGGGGAGTGCCATGGAGTCCGTGCTTAGCTAAGAGCCTGCGGACCTTGCTCCCTTCTTGAGCAGACAGCACGGAAGCTGGAGCTTGCCACAATTTCACACATAGTAAACATGACCTAGTTAGAAAACTCTGGCTTCTTCCTTCCATAGCAACATCCAGGGGGTCACCATTCCCACAACCTCAGCTAAGATGACGTGCACTGTAGGGAGTGAATGAAGGCCTCACAGCCTAGCTCAGCATGGCTGCCCATGCCACCAGGCTCTAGACCTGAAGCCAGCCCCTGTAGCCGAGGGTAATGAACACCCAGGGCCCAGTTTCTGAGCCACtagcaatattttctttttctactattTTAATATAGCTCTAGTTTTCTTACTTGACTGAAACAAAACAACTCCAAAAACCAATGAGTAGAACTTGATGTAAAagtaaaagcttttaaaaaagaaaaagcaaaaccttttctaaaataaaagagaaacatttcttaaTTAGGGAAAACGTCATGTAATACTCTCCAGTTGATTAAAATGCTTtcagcttacttaaaaaaaatgcttttttttttctccccaatacAGATAGATGAAAAGTGTCAGGAAAATCAAACTGCGATCCCAGCACCAGAGAAGCTGCCCTTCACAGAAGCCTAGGCTCTCACTGTCTGGCCCTCATCCTCCCTGGCCCACCTGTTCAGCTGGTCTGCACACCAGACACGGTGTGCTTAGCAGAGCCATGTGCACTAAGGCAGTCAAGCTCTCCAAGGCAGAGGAAAGCACGTCTTGCCAACTCAAGGCCCTCTGGGTCCCCAACACATGACGGCACTGACGAGGACCGAGGCCTCCCAACCCAACCTAACCCTGGTCACAGAGACATCTAGGAGCCTACTAGGGAGAGAACCAACAGGTCAGTAGTGGTCTCGTGGCCCACGTGGGTTCACAGGCAGCACGAGAGCCTGAAGGTTATCGCGGGCAGTGCAGCGGCCCCCACATGCCTCTGCTCCAGCCAGCAGTGCCTTGGCTTGCAGGCGCTGACCATCAGACGAGCAGTGACTATCCACAGACGGTCCCCAAGTGTGCATCCGAGGAAAACACACTGACTTGTAGGCATCTCTCCTCAGGAAACCTAGAGCGAGCTGGAGAAATGAGACTCCCACATTTGGGAAGCCAAACATCAACCGTGGCAATTCAGAGGGGCGGCCAGAAGGTCCCCGGAGTAGGAAGCCTGGTCTCCACAGGTGAAGCCTTTACTTGCTTTCTTGCTCTAAACTTTGACTTGAGGGTATCACCTCACTCACTCCTACACTCCCCTCCACCCCTTACGCgactgtggaatgggagaagatggtGGCCCGTGGACATGAACTTGGGGGCAGAAGTCGAGGGTCCCTGAGGCCTGAGTCTCAGGAGCTGGTCTGGGGTGAGGACGAGAGGCTTCCCATGAAGTATGTGCTGTCCTGAGAGGTGGGACCTGAGCATGTCCCGGGAAGTTCAGACATGGGTCAGCAGTCACCATAGCAGGGGCTGCACTCTAATGGGGGGGCAGAGGAGTGGGGGTCTAGAGGGGTAACAGGGACAGGAGGCCTCAACCTCCCCCCAGCGACATCCCCCTGTAGGACTGGGGACACAGCGGGACATTTGGCAGGAATATAGTCCTTCTGGGGCCTGCCCCGCATGTTCCACAGCCCACTCAGCATGTGGGGGCTGGTCTAGCACCTCAGCCAGACGTTGGCTTTCAGAGGGGAGACCACGCCTGTGGGGTGTTACTGAGTAGCTTAAGAAAGGCAACGGTGCTTTTGGGACTGGGGCACTGAGAGAGCCCCGACACACGTTGCACGGCTGCTCACACCACCTCCAGCACCCGTGGGACTCCTCACATaggccccaccccccaggaggTGATACCATCACACCGTTTTACAGAAGGGAGAGTCTGGGCCTATTTGGAAAGTGCAGAATCAGGCAGGCCACATGCCCCTCAGGCTGCACTCTGCCAGGCCGGACCCAGGCGCTGAGGTTACCGTGGTACACAGACTGGGAAGCCCCTGCCTTATGAAGCCTTCTTTCTGGGAGGGCCAATGCATAAACAAatgaggaagcagggaggagcaTGGTGGGCAGGAGGATGGGGTAGGCTGCCCCATGGGCTGGCCAGAGGGGCAGGCCACCAGGTGGAGCCCCATGGGGCCTCTCGGTGGCAGGGCAGGGCACGGCCCCAGAGTATGCACCCACTGACGGCATCCCCTCAGGCCTGTGCAGGCTCCTCTGTAGCAGGGGTCCTGGAGGTGAGAGCCAGCATGTCTTGTCTTTGTGCCCGAAGGGTGGCCAATAAGGCCACCAGCAAGCAAAGAAACCAAGAAGGGTCCCTGGAAACCATACCCTGGTATAGGCTGGAAGAGAGCAGCAGAAGCTGGCTGCCCCTGTGGCCTCCCCATCATCCCGACACAGGGCCCGGGTGGCCACAGACCTGACCTGCACCCGCCTCTGGCTCACATGCTGTGGACTGTTCATTCTTATTTGCGGAAAGGAGAATGCATGAAGACTTTTAGCCCCTTGGGGTCTGGAACCCTGTATCTGGAATAAGGTACTCTCTTTAAACGGCCGACCTGCCATCAGAGTTTGTGCTAAGAGACAAAGAACAGCTTCACCTGCTGGTTTCTGAGCTCAGGAAGCTCACTAAGTGGCTGGCCCACAGCACGGGTCCTGCGAATGTTGCAAATGCGGTCAGGAACACAGCTGGGACCTCCACGTAGGTGTCCAGGCCCACGAAACCTGCTGAGATGTCCACCGTGGCTATGTTGTTGGAGTTTCCCTGGAACACAGGTAGAAGCAGCACTGACACAGCCACCAGCAACCGAAGAAAGCTGCATGTGGTCACAGTGACAcggacacccaggagccccagatgcCCGCCCACTCCTTTCCCACCTCGCCGCCAGGTGGGGAGGAACAAATAAACGTCTGCCGATGAACTACGGAAAATTCCAAACCTTCCTCAGATCTATCTACTTAAGACAGACACGCTGACCTCCCTACAACAGAGACCCTGTCTGAGGGCTGCACCTGGTCTTGGGAGGCAAGGTGGCCAAGGAGAGGCTGAAGGTGGTGTTGCCACATGGCTCTTTCAATGGGTGAATGCTGCTGCTAGGAAGAAGAGGGCACGCTGgccactggggggtgggggtggcttgGCCTCCAGCTTACGTGTCGGATCTGAGACCCTGGTGGGTAACGAATGCATGGCTCATCTTGCACAAAAGGGTAGGGTCTGCATCCAAGGGAAGGGTCTCCTAAGATTCAGTCCCTCTCTCTACTTGTAGTCTTCATCACTGCTGGTGACCTTTTCCTTAGCTACTCAGGACATTTATAAGTTTGATCGCACAAATGTCTGTCCCAGCCCAGCAAAGATCCCTCCTGGAACCACTTATTGATGGCTGAGGACACAACTCCAGCCAGGTGTTCATGGCTTCACAGACTTGCCAGTGGAACCCCAGTGCCTCCTCCTTTGCTGCGTCATTCCAGATGGTCACCGGGTCATGTTGGCAGACCTCCCAGATACCTCAGAGACACCCTCTTACAGCGGGCCCCTCCCCGGACAGCAACCTCTCCTGTGCAGCTTCCCCTTTGCCCACTTTGCCAGTGGCCGCCTGAGCCTTTGCGATGATGTAATTCCCATTCAGAAGCCCCTTGCGACAGACCGGGGAGACCCTGGAGCTGctgagcagagggaggaagagtcCCAAGTGCTGTGGCAAGGGAGGCATGATGAAGGACAAGTGGATCTGACTGGGAAGCTGCCGGAGATCCCACCGAGGCCGACTCACTCGTATCCAGAGAGGGTTGACTGCAATACTGTTATCGCAGCCAAGGCACAGACGGCCTGCTCTGGGGCTTTACTTCCATCGACTCATTCAGTCCTCAACAGTCCTGATGTGGTGCCATTGTGACCCTCAGTGAACAGGTGGGAACCCAGGAGGCCAGCTGGGTACCAGGAATCACGGAGCTGAGGGCAAGAAGGAGGGGCAGCAAGCCTGTAGGTCTTGTCCCAGGAAAGCTGACCATGAGGGAAGGgctgtgggcaggggagaggcgaGGGAGACCCACACTGCTGCTGCTCAGGATCCGACGTGCCGCAGGACTTGCTGCACAGGGTCTGTGCTGAGTTTGCATGCGGACAGGCCCCCCAGCACACACCACAGTCTGCTGTGGGTTCCACTGCCCAAGGCAGCACCGGACGAGAACCAGTACCACGTGCGATCACCAGTGCTCCTTCCTCACCACCCGGGGAAAGTGGCCGCATGCCACAGAGGAGCACACTGAACGTGAGGCCGTCTCCTTGCTCGGGGCGTGACCGTGGCTCCTCAGTCTTCCTGACACCGAGGCCTCAGTGCAGGACACTGTGCCAAGCCAGCAGCCACTTTCTCCATCTCGGCTCAGAGGGAGCCCGAGTGAGTCTCCCCACCCGTGCCGGCAGTGTATACCGTGTGGCTAGTTCACGAGCACCATGACGTATCTGTGGATATGCCGAAATCGCTCCCGTGTGGAGTCCTGGCGGTCCACGTGCCCCTGGGGTAGGAGCGTCTGGTGCCCATCAGACACGCTGTGTAGCATGGCACCTGAGAgcctggagaagggagaggggtgggCGATTTTCCATGGCGATGGTATTCCCATTCCCCACCAGGGCACTCGTGGTCAGAGACGCGGAGACTGTCAACAGTGGAACTCCCGGACGGAGGTCACCACCAGGAACAGGCCTGTGCATGGCTTTCAGACAGAGGACCATGAGACTGACGGGCCACCTAGACATTTCTGGAATGCCCAGAAAAATGTAAAGTCCTTCTACAGCAACACATCAGTCACACTGAATGGCCAAGAGTGAAAGAGCCCTAACACAGGCGTGTCGCTGCCAACAAAGCAGAGCAAGTGCCATCCAGAGGCCGACGCCGACCCGCGCCTCTCTCTTCTGCGGCTCATGGTGCCTCAGCTGCTTGCTTCGTCCTTTCCCCCTTTCCGGCTGGTGTTCTGGAATTCCTGGGCTAACTGTATTCCCTCACTTCCACAGGGCTGTTTCTACATTTCTACCGGTAGCTAAGAAAGGCTGTGGACTTTGAAATGTGGCTGCTTGACACCACGGAGACACACACACGACGGAAAGACCGTGAGGCCCAGCCTGTGAGGGGTGGAGCTGACTGACGGGCAGCGTGGTCCTCAGCCACCAGCACCTTGTGGGATGGGCAGCGACTCCAGGGAAGTGCGGTCACTCTCCAGGTCCTACGGACTCCAATCATGCCTTCTCTGTGGGTCCTGAGGGACACGGGCAGGCAGTGAGAGCTACTATATAGGGTGCCTCCCGTTCTTCACTACTTTAACCCTTGCAGCAGCCAAGGATGAGATGAGGTGTTAgttactccattttacagatgagaccaGGGCGCAGCAGGTGCCTGCCAGACGCCAAGTGGCTTAAAAGTACTGGACACCAGTGTCAGGGCTGCAGCTACCCACATTTCTGCTGgggacagccactctggaagcCACCCAAGGGCTGGACTGGAGACAGAAGTATGGAGTCCCCCAGGGGAGACGGATGGCAAGGGGGGGGGTTCTGAGGGTCAGGTCACATCCTCTAGGACTTATGGATTTCTAGAACTTCTCCCACCCCCTTGTGGCCTTCAGGGAACAGATGGAAAGCCATGATGGGGGGCTGCTCTTTGGGGGATGCCATGAGCACCAGGAAACCAGGAGAGAAATAGCAAGGTCAGGGAAGAAGCCCAGGCCCACCTATCGGGACACACAGACCACACAAGTCCCCAGGGtctggaagaggagggaggagctggTGCTCACAGAGGAAGTACGGATCCTCACTGTAAAGATGGGAAAACACAGCTGAGACACTCAGGGGTTTGCGCACAGTTCTTCCACCAGAGGGCACAGGGCCgacaggggaggctggggagctGTGCCCACCCTCCAGGGTCCTAGAGGCAGCAACTAGGTTGAGGGTGGGGCCCTTCGAACTGGGCAGAGAGATGTGGGAAGGCTGGGATGGAACTAAGTCCCTTTATGGCCAGGAGCGGGGCCGTCTGTCCACCTGCCCAGGCGCCGCTCCAAGCACACAGGCAGATACTGAGGTCCATCCTGGAGGCAGCTTGGACTTGCTTCTGATGGGCCCTTTAACACTGGAGAGAAGACGTGACGACCACGGGGCCCCGGGGGATTCATAACCACGTGAAGACACCCAACAGCATGGCCAGGGGAAAGGGAATAGAAACTTCAGTTATCACTTCATCAGATAAAGCAATGGAACAGTGAAGTGCCTCCCTAACCAGTCACGGTAAATAGAACTAGTGCACAACCACACACTGTCTTAAGCACTCACGGATCCACACTGAGGGGGTCGGTCTTAAGTAAGTCACTGAATTTTATCCTATCAAATACACATGAAATTTAAGCATCATTCCCCCACACCATACTGAAAGTCCCTTCACTGAACAGCCTTTTTAACTTCCCAACTTATGGTAACCTTTCtcagagaaaaactaaaagagaaatgaCATAAAAAGTTAATAGGCTTCTATTCACAATAGCAATGAAAACCTACCTGGAAATAGAAGAATGCTTGACCAAACCAATAATGCATTACAGTGATCTCAGCTGCATCATGCCTCAGGGGCTTCCAGATGAATTTAGTCATTATAGTCTGAATCAAGAGGCTAAATACTAAAACTGGAAGATTATGTGGTCTAAAAAGCAAAGCAGCCAGAAGAACTAATCCACTATATATCTCCCATAAACCCACAGTCTTGATTGTGAAGTCTGCAGCAATGACTTGAGATTTAAGCAAGTCTTTGGTGCCCGTGAACAGAATGCCCAGGACAAAGACATGAACAAAACGAGCTTCAATAAgacccctaaaaaaaaaaaaaaaaagcaaaagagttTGATTCATTAGCACCAGCTCGAAAGACTCAAAACATATTTTTCCATGAAAACCAAGAGTCCACTTAGCTGACCAAAGAAGCCATAGTGCCCGCCCACTTGGGTGACACCATGGAAGTGGGGGTGTCTGCTTCTGCATCTCAGCCTGCAGGACTCCCCTTGCTCAGAGGCTGGCAGGCctgtcctctctctgtgcacATCTCTGATGGAACTGACTCATGGGAATTCTGGGGAGTCCTATTCATCTGGCCCAAGGATGGCCTGGCACAAGGCCAGAGCCATCACTCGTAGGGTACCGGAAAAACTGCCCACCTGCTTCACATGGTTAACTTGAAAGACCCCTGCAACGGGATAAGGTCAAGCCCTAGCAGAAACTTCCGTTAAGTTCATAATGCTAAGATACAACTGGACGTGCTCGCAACCATAAGTACTTGCgtatgcacacgcatgcacacgtaCACAATGGTGCAGAGAACACTGTGGGGCCTGCAGAAGGGCAGGGCCAGGTTCATctgggctctgccacttactggctctgTTGCTGGGGGAAGTTACTTAAGGCTTCTGACGCTCACTTCATTATCcctaaaatgaagagaaacagtACCTACACCTCACAAGCTCTCCTGGGAGTTAACCAAAGAACAGAGGTAAAGTGTTTGGCACGTAATAAATGTTAAGGattattaagaattattttagcACTTCACTTACAATTATTTGTAAAGGATATAATTTATGACACCATACCAAAAAATTTCATCTAATGAAACACATATATCCCTAAAacgtattttaaataaattctatacatcaagtattttataaatactagAAAAGCTGATCACTTAAAGTAAcgctaaataaacaaaattttaagtgaaatcatTATCATAATAACGTTATGTGTTTTGAAAAACCGAATGTTCCTATCTCAGATTTTCCTCGGAAGGTTTGTGCacctaaaaaaaattcctttttaaaaccaCAGTTAGTTTAATTTGACCGGTCCAAGCACTGTCTGCTGTGTGCCTCTAGTGTGTAGACACCGGCCACAGGGCCATGCGGCAGCCAAAGAGCTAGGGTTAGGTGCAACCCCATGGCCAAGGTGTGCTAAGCAGAGAGCTGATGACAGACCCAGTAGGGTTAAAGAAGGAGAAATCAGCCAAGGTCCGAGTCATCAGAGGGGGCAGAATGCATTCTGGGTGGTGAATACGAAAGAGAACACCAGTGGGCGCCTTCAAGGGGTTCACCTCCTTGCCCCAAACCATTCAATGCTATCTAGGACAATGTCCACCTGACCTTCCACTCCAGCAAGCCTGGGATCACAGCGGAGAAGAGGCAGGAGCTAAATGTAAGGGAGTATTTTAGAATATCTATGGACAGCAGCAGACTGAATGCAGAGAAGCAGCTGTTAGGGAAATCTAGAACCTGCACGGCTCAAGACCTGGAGTAGATCTCTTAGTGAGAGGGACCTAGAGCCAGGAtagaagggggtggggaatggaggcATTTCACAGGCAGAACACCAAGCAGTGAAGGGTAGTGAAAGGGTGCATTGAACTATGCGTTGAACACCAAGAAGGTACATGCTGTAGTGTCCATGAAAGGTAAGTGATCCAAGTCTTGAGATGAGTGAGGAGGAAATTAGGTGCACCGATCTGAGAGGAAGCGAGGAATGTATTCACGTATCACGCTTTGAGATTTAGACAGCCCTGTGGACATCCTCAAGTGTGACATCTAGCCTTGACATCTGCCCAGAGTCTCGGACTCCAAAGTGAACAGCCTTGAGATGTCTCTACACCATCCTCCCCCTACCTGACCTCCCTGCTTCGGGTGAAGGCCTACCACCCTGCCGTCACCTCAGCCAGGCTCTCTCTGGGTATCACTTCAACTGCCCGTACTGTTGGCAGGTCCTATTTTCAGGTGGGCCTCATGCCTCCTGGCCACTCACACAGCCTGGCCACAGCCCTCAGCTTACACCCTGACCTTTTCTGAGAAGATaacatttgctttcctttctctgattagaaaagcaataaaaaaatgaaaatgcatggaAAGGAAGATCACGAGCCACCTGTGAGTCTGTGTCCTAAATCTAATCACAACCAATTACATATTTGAGTCTTTcatacaaacatgaaaaaatacgCATCTACTTCATAAACTGGGGCCATATGATAGTTTTATAGCCTCCTGGTCCACATCTTCTCATCATCTATGAAAACACaatacccagcacagagctttaACATCACTCAGAGGTTCATCCCACTACTGTCGGCCAATTATCTTGATTTGTACTCTGTGTACctgtaaataatttttcagaGAGCGTGCCTGTGTCCTGGTTCCAGGCCTCATCTCTGGTTCTGTTCTTGAGATAAATTTCATAAGAGGGTGCCCAGGTCACAGGGTTGGATACACTCAAAGTTCTTACCACGTTTTACAGCCTCCAGAACAGCCTCTGCTCACCCCACCCcacattgcctttaaaaaaagaaaagctgccaGTTTTTGACACATAAAATGTGGCATTTATGCCTCAGTCAGCACGGgggggcccctccccaccccaggaatTCACCGTCAAATTACGGGAAAGTTGACTTTTCTGGTGTGCTTTGTTTCCCAACTGATAGGAAGCGACCCCTCTTTGTGATTCCTGTTACTACTTCTTGACCGAGCAAAGCCGAATCCTTTCCGTTTCTTATTTTTAGAGAACCCTTTACTGTAAAAATAACCCTCAGTGACCTAACTccgttatctgtctttctcctgcCAAAGGGAAGAGACTAAAAGAATCAGTTTATTGAGGCATTCCTTGTCCAGGCTCTAGTAACTGCTGAGATCACGATTCACAGAAACCGATTCCAAAGTTCTAAAGACCGCGTGGCACGTTTCAGTGTATAAAACATTAAACAGATTTGCCAGTACGCTTACTTGGAAATGTCTTTGCTGTCTCGTTGCCATGGGAACAGGACATTTCCAATGGCTGCCCGGTAGCAGTAGACACCCAGGAGGCCAAGTGCCATGGCTACTTTTGACGTCAGGGAGCACCTCCTCTGCACCAGCGCAAAAATCATGATGAGTGAGAGGGCGGCCAGAACGGAGAGCTCAGCTTTATGATCAGAACTGAAATGAAACGGAAAATCCCCAAATCGCTAGTAAGTATAGCGATCGATGTTACGGATCTACACCGAGTGGCTTTCTAGGAACTGCATTAAAAATAGCTGgtttttctgaaaagcaaaaaagaaaaggaaatcgttGGTGCTTTAAATTCAAAGGTTCTTAAAATGCGACAAATGAGTTAACCTGAGCTCTCATTTCTCATTCACAAATGGTCCCTGCCACCAGGTCTGCACTGGCCAGCGCAGTGACCTGTATAGAACGCCCTCCACTGGCTCCCCTGGCAACTCCACGTTCCCCCAACCACCGGTGAAGAGATTCTGGGCAAACTGTGTATTTGCC
Coding sequences within:
- the PIGG gene encoding GPI ethanolamine phosphate transferase 2 isoform X8, which gives rise to MQCSSANCCKRTCHHTKKNPAHPNSRWSELDVVILLGTMGHVLSLGASSFIEEEHQTWYFLVNTLCLALCHEIYRNCFLGDDCEPWRCSHGERGFVNTAPALQDGSIGHDELEPHRASKSPASLNTLRGWEKWMAMASPWVILTCCRLLRSLNQTGVQWAHRPDLGHWLTSSDHKAELSVLAALSLIMIFALVQRRCSLTSKVAMALGLLGVYCYRAAIGNVLFPWQRDSKDISKGLIEARFVHVFVLGILFTGTKDLLKSQVIAADFTIKTVGLWEIYSGLVLLAALLFRPHNLPVLVFSLLIQTIMTKFIWKPLRHDAAEITVMHYWFGQAFFYFQGNSNNIATVDISAGFVGLDTYVEVPAVFLTAFATFAGPVLWASHLVSFLSSETSSGSALSHACFCYALICSFPVSAYIILVTSLRYHLFIWSVFSPKLLYEGMHILITAAICVFFTAMDQANTKS